A region from the Dasania marina DSM 21967 genome encodes:
- a CDS encoding efflux RND transporter periplasmic adaptor subunit has translation MNKSILWASITMLIVGVATGYLLFGNDNAAKAVGERLVQGSAQSLSQEEKKPLFYRNPMNPDVTSPSPAKDAMGMDYVPVYADNEASKVVGTVKINPVVVQNIGVRTAIAQRTSLSRTIRAVGRVDFDEESMLRLHPKVEGWVEEMRVDKTGQAVAKDDVLLSIYSPKLVSTQQEYLLALNNLSTLSKSPFEQIRKGAEQLVKSSLERLRLLDVPTHQIKTLERTRTIQKTLHIHAPVNGTVINIGARQGQFVTPNTELYMMVDLNKVWVYAEVYEYELPWVKLGDEVEMTLASVPGKTFKGSLSYIYPYAESKTRTTKLRLIFDNSESLLRPDMFAQLSIHSDPLDDVIVIPAEAVIRTGDRTQVFIVRGPGKFEPRIVTLGIESNGKVAVLAGVDAGDEVVTSAQFLIDSESKLREATAKMMAVLKEAGSAATDGATGEGGDKAMEDTDPSNSEMADQSKPETQGAHVHD, from the coding sequence ATGAATAAATCTATCCTATGGGCTTCAATTACTATGCTTATTGTTGGTGTAGCAACGGGCTATCTACTATTTGGTAATGACAATGCTGCTAAGGCTGTAGGTGAGCGTTTAGTTCAGGGATCAGCTCAGAGTTTGTCTCAGGAGGAAAAGAAACCGCTGTTTTACCGCAACCCAATGAATCCGGATGTCACCTCACCGTCACCTGCTAAAGATGCTATGGGTATGGACTATGTGCCGGTGTATGCCGATAACGAGGCCAGTAAGGTGGTGGGCACGGTAAAAATTAACCCCGTGGTGGTGCAGAATATCGGCGTTCGTACAGCAATAGCTCAGCGGACATCCCTCAGCCGAACGATTCGTGCCGTGGGTCGAGTCGATTTTGATGAGGAAAGCATGTTGCGCTTGCACCCCAAAGTAGAAGGGTGGGTCGAAGAAATGCGCGTGGATAAAACGGGGCAGGCCGTCGCTAAGGACGATGTTCTGTTGAGTATTTATTCACCGAAACTGGTTTCAACGCAGCAAGAATACTTATTAGCACTTAATAATTTGTCGACATTGAGTAAGAGCCCTTTCGAACAAATTCGAAAAGGGGCTGAACAGTTAGTTAAAAGCTCTCTCGAACGTTTGCGATTGTTAGATGTACCAACACATCAGATTAAGACTTTAGAACGAACCCGAACTATTCAAAAAACCCTGCATATACACGCACCGGTAAACGGCACGGTTATCAATATTGGTGCACGTCAGGGTCAATTTGTGACACCGAATACTGAGCTATACATGATGGTTGATTTGAATAAGGTCTGGGTCTATGCGGAAGTCTACGAATATGAATTACCGTGGGTTAAGTTAGGTGATGAAGTTGAAATGACCTTGGCTTCTGTGCCGGGTAAGACTTTTAAGGGCTCTCTCTCCTATATCTATCCTTACGCTGAGTCAAAAACGCGGACTACTAAGCTGCGTTTAATTTTTGATAACAGTGAGTCGCTATTACGCCCTGATATGTTTGCGCAACTTAGCATTCATTCAGATCCCCTGGATGATGTAATCGTCATACCTGCTGAGGCGGTTATTCGTACAGGTGATCGTACACAGGTTTTTATCGTGAGAGGCCCAGGGAAATTTGAACCCAGAATCGTCACCTTGGGTATAGAGTCAAATGGCAAGGTGGCGGTGTTAGCGGGAGTCGATGCGGGTGATGAGGTGGTGACCTCGGCCCAATTCCTGATTGATTCTGAATCTAAATTGCGGGAAGCCACCGCAAAAATGATGGCTGTTCTGAAAGAGGCAGGTAGTGCTGCAACTGATGGCGCAACTGGCGAGGGCGGCGATAAGGCCATGGAGGATACTGACCCTTCCAATAGTGAAATGGCGGATCAATCGAAGCCTGAAACACAGGGAGCGCATGTCCATGATTAA
- a CDS encoding heavy metal translocating P-type ATPase, whose protein sequence is MSSVSQTKVSQEDTPQNMAYLQVEGASCASCVGKIEGALMQLQGVESAAMNLAQGTVTITGDAPVATLIKAVSAAGYGAKSIADSTDQQLMDDKEQADQQYYQRLKREIWIALGLGVPLMLYGVLGGEMTVVTDLQRGLWLIVGLLTLAVMVFAGKHFYVSAWKSFVNHNANMDTLVALGTGTAWLYSMIVVLFPLALPEMARHVYFEATAMIIGLINLGLALEIKARGRTSEAIKRLIGLQAKTARLLRNGEEVDVAIEKIQQGDVLRVRPGEKIAVDGVVQEGSSAVDESMLTGEPMPVTKSSGDELAAGTLNKSGSLLYKVTRVGKDTALARIIEMVKRAQNSKPPIGRMADVISAYFVPAVMIIAVFSALLWLNFGPDPKLAFAIVSATTVLIIACPCALGLATPMSVMVGVGKAAEAGVLIRNGAALQTASKITAMILDKTGTITLGQPKVTHIALAQAKDENEVLQLTASLEAGSEHPLALSIVATAKERGLSLTTVEKFNAIAGHGVAGQANGRRLLLGNEKLMRDKGVAIDDYIATAQAMAERAETPMYFAVDEQLAAIIAVADPIKEDSVAAIKRLQNEGVRIVMLTGDNRATAAAVAKKVGISEYFAEVLPEQKAEKVAELQAQGEIVGMTGDGINDAPALALANVGFAIGTGTDVAIESADITLMRGSLHGLADAIAVSKATLRNIKQNLFGAFIYNAAGVPIAAGILFPFTGMLLSPVIAGAAMAFSSLTVVTNANRLRFFNARKH, encoded by the coding sequence ATGAGCAGTGTTTCGCAAACAAAAGTTTCGCAAGAAGATACCCCGCAAAACATGGCCTATTTACAGGTTGAAGGCGCCTCTTGTGCGAGCTGCGTAGGCAAAATTGAAGGCGCGCTCATGCAGTTACAGGGCGTAGAAAGCGCCGCCATGAACTTAGCGCAAGGCACCGTGACAATAACCGGCGATGCGCCCGTTGCCACATTAATTAAGGCCGTTAGCGCCGCCGGTTACGGCGCCAAAAGTATCGCCGACAGTACTGATCAACAATTAATGGACGACAAAGAGCAGGCCGATCAACAGTATTACCAGCGCCTCAAACGCGAGATATGGATAGCACTAGGCTTAGGTGTGCCGCTCATGCTCTACGGCGTGTTGGGTGGCGAAATGACGGTGGTAACAGACCTGCAGCGTGGCCTGTGGTTAATAGTGGGGCTGCTTACCTTGGCGGTAATGGTATTCGCGGGCAAGCACTTTTATGTGAGTGCGTGGAAGTCCTTTGTAAACCACAACGCCAACATGGATACCCTAGTCGCACTAGGCACCGGCACCGCCTGGTTATATTCCATGATCGTGGTGTTGTTTCCCTTAGCATTACCCGAAATGGCTAGGCATGTGTATTTTGAAGCTACCGCCATGATTATTGGTTTAATTAACTTAGGCCTAGCGCTAGAGATAAAAGCGCGCGGCCGTACCTCCGAGGCTATTAAACGCTTAATCGGTTTGCAAGCCAAAACCGCACGCTTGCTACGCAACGGCGAAGAAGTGGATGTTGCGATAGAGAAAATTCAGCAAGGTGATGTGTTGCGCGTGCGCCCCGGCGAAAAAATTGCCGTTGATGGTGTGGTGCAAGAGGGCAGTAGTGCGGTGGATGAATCCATGCTTACCGGCGAACCCATGCCTGTCACTAAAAGCAGCGGCGACGAACTGGCAGCAGGCACGCTCAATAAAAGTGGCAGTTTACTTTATAAAGTGACACGAGTGGGCAAAGATACCGCCTTGGCGCGCATTATCGAAATGGTAAAACGCGCACAAAATTCCAAGCCACCGATAGGGCGTATGGCCGATGTTATCTCTGCCTACTTTGTGCCCGCGGTAATGATTATTGCCGTGTTCAGTGCCTTGCTGTGGTTAAACTTTGGCCCCGATCCCAAATTGGCGTTTGCCATAGTATCGGCCACTACGGTGTTGATTATTGCCTGCCCTTGCGCCTTGGGTTTGGCTACCCCCATGTCGGTAATGGTAGGGGTGGGTAAGGCCGCCGAAGCGGGGGTATTAATCCGCAACGGCGCCGCTTTGCAAACCGCCTCGAAAATAACCGCCATGATTTTAGATAAAACCGGGACTATTACCCTAGGCCAACCGAAGGTTACTCATATTGCCTTGGCGCAGGCCAAGGATGAAAACGAAGTGCTGCAATTAACCGCCAGTTTAGAGGCCGGTTCAGAGCATCCACTGGCCTTATCCATAGTTGCCACTGCAAAAGAGCGCGGGCTAAGCCTAACGACGGTAGAAAAATTTAACGCCATTGCCGGCCACGGCGTGGCAGGGCAGGCTAATGGTCGTCGTTTATTATTGGGTAATGAAAAATTAATGCGCGATAAAGGCGTGGCCATAGACGATTATATAGCTACCGCCCAAGCCATGGCCGAGCGCGCAGAAACCCCTATGTACTTTGCGGTTGATGAACAGCTAGCAGCGATCATTGCCGTTGCCGACCCCATTAAAGAAGATTCCGTAGCCGCTATTAAACGCCTGCAAAACGAAGGTGTGCGCATAGTGATGTTAACCGGTGATAATCGCGCTACCGCCGCAGCCGTTGCTAAAAAGGTGGGCATTAGCGAATACTTTGCCGAAGTATTACCCGAGCAAAAAGCCGAGAAAGTGGCCGAGCTGCAAGCCCAGGGCGAAATCGTGGGTATGACCGGTGACGGTATTAACGATGCCCCAGCCTTGGCTCTAGCTAATGTTGGTTTTGCCATAGGCACCGGCACCGATGTGGCTATAGAAAGTGCCGACATCACCTTAATGCGCGGCTCCCTACACGGTTTGGCCGATGCCATCGCGGTGAGTAAGGCCACCTTGCGTAATATTAAACAAAACCTATTCGGCGCGTTTATTTATAACGCCGCGGGTGTGCCTATCGCGGCGGGTATATTATTTCCGTTTACCGGTATGTTATTAAGCCCGGTGATTGCCGGGGCCGCCATGGCTTTTTCATCACTCACTGTTGTGACTAACGCTAATCGCCTGCGCTTTTTTAACGCGCGCAAGCACTAA
- a CDS encoding MerR family transcriptional regulator gives MKTVTELARCFNVSADTIRHYSKLGLLSPERDKLNGYRRYRLQDEQRLRFLLSAKKLGFSLKEVQKILATATTGDTPCPLVRKLIESRIAAIRNEMEEAQRLMARMETALDSWCELPDNMPSGASICHLIETWEQGSSKKS, from the coding sequence ATGAAAACAGTCACAGAGCTAGCACGGTGTTTTAATGTCAGTGCCGACACCATACGGCACTACAGCAAGCTGGGTTTGCTTAGCCCCGAGCGGGATAAGCTTAATGGCTATAGGCGTTACCGTTTGCAGGATGAGCAGCGGCTGCGCTTTTTACTATCGGCAAAAAAGTTGGGCTTTAGTTTAAAAGAGGTGCAGAAAATTTTAGCAACGGCCACTACCGGTGACACCCCTTGCCCCTTAGTCAGAAAGCTAATCGAGAGCCGCATTGCCGCTATCCGGAACGAGATGGAAGAAGCGCAAAGGCTAATGGCGCGCATGGAAACGGCTTTAGATAGCTGGTGTGAATTGCCCGACAATATGCCTTCAGGTGCAAGCATCTGCCATCTTATCGAAACCTGGGAGCAGGGCAGTAGTAAAAAAAGTTAG
- a CDS encoding phosphoribosyltransferase, with protein MPNKHYISAQQLLDDSFQLGLNIIESGYIPNFIVALWRGGTPIGIAVQELLDYCGHHADHVAIRTSLYTGIEQRAGKVAVHGLAYVVERMRADDKLLIVDDVHDTGLSMQQVIADLNEQCGSNTPEIRVATPYYKPANNKTGRVPDYFLHETDKWLVFPHELVGLTAQEVLNAKPGIEALRNKLQTLADQT; from the coding sequence GTGCCCAATAAACACTATATTAGCGCCCAACAATTACTGGATGATTCTTTTCAGTTGGGTCTTAATATTATCGAGAGCGGCTACATACCTAATTTTATCGTCGCACTTTGGCGCGGTGGCACCCCTATAGGCATCGCGGTGCAGGAGTTATTGGATTACTGCGGCCACCATGCCGACCATGTCGCCATACGTACCTCGTTATACACAGGCATAGAGCAGCGCGCCGGCAAGGTCGCCGTGCATGGCTTAGCCTATGTGGTAGAGCGTATGCGTGCCGACGATAAACTGCTAATTGTTGACGACGTGCACGACACAGGCCTAAGCATGCAGCAAGTTATCGCCGACTTAAACGAGCAGTGCGGCAGCAATACCCCCGAGATACGCGTAGCCACCCCGTATTACAAACCGGCTAACAATAAAACCGGCCGGGTCCCCGATTACTTTTTGCACGAAACCGATAAGTGGTTAGTGTTCCCCCACGAGCTAGTGGGCCTAACTGCGCAAGAAGTGCTCAATGCTAAGCCGGGTATAGAGGCACTACGCAACAAGCTACAGACGCTAGCCGATCAAACATAA
- a CDS encoding efflux RND transporter permease subunit produces the protein MINAIIKASLRDRFMVLIAAVIIALVGLFAYKNAPLDAIPDLSDVQVIVFTKYPGQSPQVVEDQVTYPLTTSMLAVPKTKVVRGYSFFGLSFVYIIFEDGTDMYWARSRVLESLNYVSGRLPQGITPTLGPDATGVGWVYEYALVDRTGKHDLAQLRSLQDWYLRYPLQTVQGVAEVASVGGYVKQYQVEVDPNALLRYNIPLNKIKMAIKMSNKDVGGRLVEMAETEYMVRGRGYIQSIDDLNSIPVGVDGDGTPIRLRDIAHVQIGPELRRGVVDLNGEGEVAGGVVIMRYGENALATIQAVRAKLEELKAGLPAGVEIIPVYDRGDLIERAVKSLNTSLMQELLIVSLVVILFLLHARSAFVAIITLPLGILMAFIVMRLQGLNANIMSLGGIAITIGTMVDGAIVMVENAHSRLAIAVEEKGSALNNDERWKTIGESCQEVGPALFFSLLVITVSFLPIFTMQAQEGRLFSPLAFTATYAMAASAILAITLVPVMMGYFLRGKIIAEHNNPINRALHALHGPALKLAMRWRGITVILAVALLAVSYYPYSKLGSEFMPPLDEGDILYMPTTFPGISITKAKELLQQTDKILKTFPEVHHVFGKVGRAESATDSAPLAMIETTVRLKPKEQWPNPQKTTKELMSEMDQAIQFPGLANAWTMPIKTRIDMLSTGIKTPVGIKVSGPDLNVLQQVAQDIEQAMKTLPETTSAFGDRAVGGYYLDFDIDRERAARYGLTVGAVQDIIQSAIGGMNITETVEGLERYPVNLRYPRELRDDLEALKRVLVPTPTGAQIPLAMVTEINYRRGPPVIKSEDARPNAWIYVDISSSDIGGFVAKAKRVLQDQVKIPAGYTVTWSGQFEYMQRAEARLKIVAPVTLLIIFLLLYFNFRNITEPLVVMMSIPFGLVGGVWLIYINDYNMSVAVAVGFIALAGMAAEIGVLVLSFIDLEIAKRRSIATDRLSLAEVKDAVLSATSKRVRPVAMTAISTMAGLIPIMWSSSTGSDVTHRIAAPMLGGMLTVTLLNLLVLPVIYSFILQYQEKNRVIADQLDSPLPADGGAV, from the coding sequence ATGATTAATGCCATTATCAAAGCCTCGTTACGTGATCGTTTTATGGTGTTGATCGCGGCGGTCATTATTGCACTGGTCGGCTTGTTTGCTTACAAAAACGCGCCGTTGGACGCCATCCCGGACTTATCCGATGTGCAGGTAATTGTCTTTACCAAATATCCGGGCCAGTCACCGCAGGTGGTTGAAGATCAAGTCACTTATCCGCTGACGACTTCAATGCTGGCGGTGCCGAAAACGAAAGTCGTTAGAGGTTACTCATTCTTTGGGCTGTCTTTTGTCTATATTATTTTTGAAGACGGCACGGATATGTACTGGGCGCGTTCACGGGTGCTGGAGTCCCTTAATTATGTCAGTGGCCGCCTGCCTCAGGGTATTACGCCGACTTTAGGGCCAGACGCTACTGGCGTCGGCTGGGTTTATGAATATGCCTTAGTGGATAGAACCGGTAAGCACGACCTAGCGCAATTACGCTCTTTGCAGGATTGGTATCTACGCTACCCCTTGCAAACAGTGCAAGGGGTAGCCGAGGTCGCATCTGTGGGGGGTTATGTCAAACAGTACCAAGTTGAAGTCGACCCTAATGCCTTACTCCGTTACAACATTCCGCTGAACAAAATCAAGATGGCCATTAAAATGTCCAATAAAGATGTGGGCGGTCGCTTGGTTGAAATGGCAGAAACCGAATATATGGTACGTGGGCGAGGGTATATTCAGTCGATTGATGACCTCAACAGTATACCGGTAGGAGTTGATGGCGATGGCACACCGATACGGCTACGAGACATCGCCCATGTTCAGATCGGCCCCGAATTGCGGCGTGGCGTGGTTGACCTTAATGGCGAAGGTGAGGTTGCCGGTGGTGTGGTAATTATGCGCTATGGTGAGAATGCTTTAGCGACCATTCAGGCTGTTAGGGCCAAATTGGAGGAGTTAAAAGCGGGTTTGCCAGCAGGGGTGGAGATTATACCTGTCTACGACCGCGGTGATTTGATTGAGCGTGCGGTTAAAAGTCTTAACACATCATTAATGCAAGAACTGCTTATCGTTAGCTTGGTGGTGATTCTATTTCTGTTGCATGCACGCTCGGCCTTCGTGGCCATTATCACCTTACCGCTAGGTATTTTAATGGCTTTTATCGTGATGCGCTTACAGGGGCTAAACGCCAATATTATGTCCTTGGGTGGTATTGCGATAACCATTGGTACGATGGTTGATGGCGCTATAGTCATGGTAGAAAACGCGCATAGTCGCTTGGCTATAGCCGTTGAGGAAAAAGGCAGCGCATTGAACAATGATGAACGCTGGAAGACGATAGGCGAATCCTGTCAAGAGGTGGGCCCCGCGCTATTTTTCTCATTGTTGGTCATTACCGTCTCCTTTTTACCTATCTTTACTATGCAGGCGCAGGAGGGGCGGTTGTTCAGCCCGCTAGCGTTTACCGCCACCTATGCCATGGCGGCTTCGGCCATTTTGGCTATTACCTTGGTACCGGTAATGATGGGCTATTTTTTGCGGGGCAAAATTATTGCCGAGCATAACAACCCCATCAATAGAGCGTTACATGCACTACACGGGCCTGCGTTAAAGCTGGCGATGCGGTGGCGCGGTATTACGGTTATTTTAGCAGTGGCTTTATTAGCCGTGAGCTATTACCCCTATTCAAAATTGGGTAGCGAATTTATGCCGCCGTTGGACGAGGGCGATATTCTGTATATGCCTACAACCTTCCCCGGTATTTCGATTACTAAGGCCAAGGAGTTATTACAGCAGACCGATAAAATATTAAAGACCTTTCCTGAAGTACATCATGTTTTTGGTAAAGTGGGCCGTGCAGAATCGGCGACCGATTCGGCGCCGCTGGCTATGATAGAAACTACGGTGCGATTAAAACCTAAGGAGCAATGGCCAAACCCCCAAAAAACTACCAAGGAACTGATGAGTGAAATGGATCAGGCGATACAGTTCCCCGGTTTAGCTAACGCTTGGACTATGCCGATTAAAACTCGTATCGATATGTTGTCAACCGGTATTAAAACACCGGTTGGTATTAAAGTTTCTGGCCCCGATCTTAATGTACTGCAACAAGTTGCCCAGGACATTGAGCAAGCGATGAAAACCTTGCCGGAAACCACTTCGGCTTTTGGTGATAGAGCGGTAGGCGGTTATTACCTAGATTTTGATATTGACCGTGAGCGTGCCGCTCGCTATGGCCTTACCGTGGGTGCCGTGCAAGATATTATCCAAAGCGCTATTGGTGGCATGAATATTACTGAAACCGTTGAAGGCCTAGAACGTTATCCGGTAAATTTACGTTATCCCAGAGAATTGCGCGACGATTTAGAAGCGCTTAAACGCGTATTAGTGCCTACCCCAACCGGCGCACAAATCCCTTTGGCTATGGTTACAGAGATAAACTATCGACGTGGCCCTCCGGTTATTAAAAGTGAAGATGCCCGGCCTAATGCTTGGATTTATGTGGATATTTCTAGCTCTGATATTGGTGGTTTTGTCGCCAAAGCAAAACGTGTTTTGCAGGATCAAGTGAAAATACCGGCAGGGTATACAGTTACCTGGTCTGGGCAGTTTGAATATATGCAACGTGCAGAGGCTAGGTTGAAAATTGTAGCGCCAGTCACGTTATTGATTATTTTCTTACTCTTGTATTTCAACTTTCGCAATATTACCGAGCCACTAGTGGTGATGATGTCCATCCCCTTTGGTTTAGTGGGTGGGGTCTGGCTTATCTATATTAATGATTACAATATGTCGGTGGCGGTGGCAGTGGGCTTTATTGCGTTGGCGGGCATGGCTGCGGAAATTGGGGTGTTGGTGCTAAGCTTTATCGATTTAGAAATTGCTAAGCGACGGTCCATCGCTACTGATCGATTATCATTGGCGGAGGTAAAAGATGCAGTATTATCTGCCACCTCAAAACGTGTGCGTCCCGTCGCCATGACGGCTATTTCTACCATGGCGGGTTTAATACCCATTATGTGGAGTAGTAGCACTGGCTCCGATGTTACCCATCGTATTGCCGCCCCGATGTTAGGTGGAATGCTAACCGTTACCCTACTTAATTTATTGGTGTTACCGGTGATTTATAGTTTTATTTTGCAGTATCAGGAAAAAAATAGAGTGATAGCTGATCAACTGGATTCCCCATTGCCTGCTGATGGAGGCGCAGTATAG
- the gltX gene encoding glutamate--tRNA ligase → MTAVRTRIAPSPTGDPHVGTAYVALFNLCFAKKLGGKFILRIEDTDQTRSTSGSEQAIFDSLRWMGIEWDEGPDVGGEYGPYRQSERRDIYGQYAQELVDKGHAFHCYRTPEELDELRAGLKEQGINRALKPCDLAMPASEIAAREAANAPFVVRMKVPEEGRVDVKDMLRGTMELDWALVDAQILLKSDGMPTYHLANVVDDHLMKITHVLRGEEWINSAPKHQLLYEYFGWDMPELCHLPLLRNPDKTKLSKRKNPTSIMYYQRMGFLPEALLNYLGRMGWSMPDEREKFNLQEMLEHFDIQRVSLGGPIFDVAKLSWLNGLWIRENLNVEQLAERLQQWAFNKDYLLQILPLAQQRMDTLSDFAPLAGFFASGQLSISESDFADCKLQGDELAQALQFSLWSLEALRDWQRDSIFACMKGLADSMGIKVKDFFGPLFIAISGSTTSVSVIDAMAILGPDMSRARIRHALNTVAGELGKKKLKKLEKAYNAISPG, encoded by the coding sequence ATGACCGCTGTTCGTACTCGTATTGCGCCTTCGCCCACCGGCGACCCACACGTAGGCACCGCCTATGTGGCCTTGTTTAACCTTTGCTTCGCCAAAAAACTGGGTGGCAAATTTATCCTGCGCATAGAAGACACCGACCAAACCCGCTCTACTAGCGGCTCAGAGCAAGCCATCTTCGACTCACTGCGCTGGATGGGCATAGAGTGGGATGAAGGCCCAGACGTAGGGGGCGAATACGGCCCCTATCGCCAAAGCGAGCGCCGCGATATTTACGGCCAATACGCACAAGAATTAGTCGACAAAGGCCACGCCTTTCACTGCTATCGCACACCTGAAGAGCTAGACGAACTGCGTGCTGGCTTAAAAGAACAGGGCATCAACCGGGCCCTCAAACCCTGTGATTTAGCCATGCCCGCCAGCGAAATCGCTGCCCGTGAGGCCGCAAACGCGCCCTTTGTCGTACGCATGAAAGTACCCGAAGAAGGCCGAGTAGACGTTAAAGACATGCTGCGCGGCACCATGGAGTTGGACTGGGCCTTAGTGGATGCGCAAATTTTGCTCAAGTCCGATGGCATGCCCACTTATCATTTGGCCAATGTGGTCGATGATCACCTAATGAAAATCACCCACGTACTACGTGGTGAAGAGTGGATAAACTCCGCCCCCAAACATCAACTATTGTATGAATACTTTGGTTGGGATATGCCCGAGTTGTGTCACTTACCCTTATTGCGTAACCCCGATAAGACCAAGCTAAGCAAGCGCAAAAATCCTACCAGCATTATGTATTATCAGCGCATGGGCTTTTTGCCCGAAGCCTTATTAAATTATTTGGGCCGCATGGGTTGGTCTATGCCTGATGAGCGTGAAAAGTTTAACTTACAAGAAATGCTAGAGCACTTTGATATACAACGCGTGAGCTTAGGCGGCCCTATCTTTGATGTGGCTAAACTCAGCTGGCTCAACGGCCTGTGGATACGCGAAAACTTAAACGTAGAGCAACTGGCCGAACGTTTACAGCAATGGGCGTTTAATAAAGACTACTTACTGCAAATTTTACCGCTCGCGCAACAGCGCATGGATACTCTCAGCGACTTTGCACCGTTGGCGGGCTTCTTTGCCTCTGGTCAATTAAGCATCAGTGAGAGCGATTTTGCCGATTGCAAACTGCAAGGCGATGAGCTGGCGCAAGCCCTACAATTTAGCCTGTGGTCGCTAGAAGCGTTGCGTGATTGGCAGCGCGATAGCATCTTTGCCTGCATGAAGGGCTTGGCCGATAGCATGGGTATCAAAGTGAAAGACTTTTTTGGCCCCTTGTTTATCGCTATTTCGGGTAGCACAACGTCAGTATCGGTAATAGATGCCATGGCGATTTTGGGCCCCGATATGTCGCGCGCCCGTATACGTCATGCCCTTAATACCGTAGCCGGTGAGCTGG
- a CDS encoding cupredoxin domain-containing protein gives MLMINLAGLLLIALIVWWFWLYKPTAVVATEQGPVTVLVENGSYQPARIQLPAGQATTLRFMRKDASPCAKMVVFSDLEISAELPLNEATDISLPAMAAGHYAFTCQMQMYRGELIVGEPEK, from the coding sequence ATGTTAATGATTAACCTAGCCGGCCTATTATTAATTGCGCTAATCGTGTGGTGGTTTTGGTTGTATAAACCTACCGCGGTAGTCGCGACAGAGCAGGGGCCAGTGACCGTGCTGGTAGAAAACGGCAGCTATCAACCGGCACGTATACAGTTGCCTGCGGGCCAGGCCACTACCTTACGCTTTATGCGTAAAGATGCCTCGCCCTGCGCAAAAATGGTGGTGTTTTCTGATTTAGAGATTAGCGCCGAACTGCCGCTTAATGAAGCTACTGATATTAGCTTGCCGGCCATGGCCGCAGGGCATTATGCCTTCACCTGCCAAATGCAAATGTACCGCGGTGAGCTGATAGTTGGCGAGCCCGAAAAATAA